TCGCTGTGGTGCTGCAGCGGGAAAAGAAGGCTGCCGACGCGCGGTAAAATCCTTGGGAGGAAAGTCATGAAACGCAGAGCATTCCTGACCACTGCCGCCTTTGCCGGGGTCGCCGCCGGCGCCGGTGTCCCTGCCCGCGCGCAGGAGAAGACCGCCACCATCGGCGTTGCCATTCCGTCGGCAACGCATGGCTTCATGGGCGGGCTGAACTTCCACGCACAGGACACGATCAAGCGTCTGGAGACTGTCTATCCCCAACTGACCTTCGTCCTCGCCACCGCCGGCAACGCCGGCAAGATGGTGAACGACATCGAGGACATGGTGGCGACGCGCGCGATCAACGCGCTTGTCGTCCTGCCCTTCGAGAGCGAGCCGCTGACCTCTCCGGTTCAGGCCGTGAAGGAGGCGGGCATCTGGGTGACGGTCGTCGACCGTGGCCTGTCGGTGCCGGGGATCGAGGATCTCTACGTTGCCGGCGACAACCCGGGCTTCGGCCGGGTGGCGGGCGAATACTTCAAGGCCAACCTCAAGTCCGGGCAAAAGATCGTGGTGCTGCGCGGCATCCCGACCACGCTCGACAACGAGCGGGTGGAGGCCTTCACCCAAGCCATCGAGGGCTCAGGCATCGAGGTGCTCGACATGCAGCACGGCAACTGGAACCGCGACGACGCCTTCAACGTGATGCAGGACTTCCTGTCGAAATATCCGCAGATCGACGCCGTCTGGGCCGCCGACGACGACATGGCCATCGGCGTGATGGAGGCAATCGCGCAGGCCGGCCGCACCGAGGAGATGTGGGTGATGGGCGGCGCCGGGATGAAGGAGATCATCAAGCGCATCGCGGACAAGGATCCGCAGCTTCCGGCGAACGTGACCTACCCGCCGGCGCAGATCTCGACCGCGATCGAACTGACGGCGCTGCGGCTGGTCTCCTCGACGCCGGTGTCGGGCCGCTTCATCATCGGCTCGCAGCTCATCACGCCGGAGAACGCCGAGCAGTTCTATTTCCCGGAAAGCCCATTCTGAGAAAGTCGGAGCGCGGCGCCCCCACGCCGCGCTCCGTCCGGCCGCCTTACTCGGCGACCTGGGCCAGCAGCGGCTCGAAGCGCGCCTTGGCCTGGCCCTTCATCGGCGCCGCCGCGATCGCCTCGCGGTTCACCGGCTTGCCGACCTGGATCAGCGCCACCATCCCCATCGAGAAATGCGGGGCGCATTTCACGCCGTAAAGCCCTTCCTCATTCAGCGTCACCGAGAAATCCTTGCCCATCTTGCCCTTGAAGGCTTCGGCGGTCTCGGGAAGCATGCCCTTGATGGTTTCGGCGTTGTGACCCTTGTCGGTCGCCTTGAAGGTGATCGTGTCGCCCGGCTGGGCCGCGACGAAGGCGGGCTCGAACACCATCGCGCCATCCGCGCCCTTGTTGAGCATTGTCACCTCGTGGGTTGCGGCGCCAGCGGCCGACGCGAGGAAGAGCGAGACGGCTGTCGCCGTGAAGATCGGTTTGAGCATTTTTGATCCTTCCGGTTGCATGCCAGTCCTCTAGCAGCCGGCCCTGTGGGTCATGTTGTGCTGCCGCAACCTCCCGCGCGGTCGATCTGATTCGAGCCGATGCCGCCCGCCCGGACGCGGTCGTCAGGGTGCCCGTCCCCTGCCCCCTTCGCGCAACCGATTGTGCATGCTGCAGCTGCACGGTTTTCTTGCTGCGGTGCAGTTTTTCGTTGACGCGCGGCCCTGCCCTCCCGCACCTTCCGCAGCGCGGCAGCCAGTCGCAGTTGGAACGACCGATCTGGAGGACGACCATGACCAAACCGGCGGATACTTCCCGCAGCTTTCTCGACGCGATGACCGGCATTCTTTCCACGATGTCCGCGGCCCCCGTCGGCTCGATGCTGGCCCGGCAGGCTCTGGAAATGCAGAAAGGCATCGCCGGCGAGGTCAATCAGGCCGCGCACGACTGGCTCGACCGCCGTCAGGAGGCTGTCACGAGCCTTGTGGCAACGGCGCAGAAGGTCATGGACAAGGGTCTGGCCGACACCACGACCTATGGCTCGATGCAGGAGTGGTATGCCGGCATGCTCGAGCGGACGGCGGCCGACTTCAAGAGCCCCTATGACCTCATGCTTGCCTGCAGCGCCCATGTGGTGCCGCAAACCGCGAAGTCGCTGGAGAAGCCGGCCGCGCCGATCCGCCGCGCGGCCTGACCCGCTCGCAAGGAAGCATCCTGTTCCGGGGGCGCATCGGTGCCCCCCGCATCTTCCGGCGCAGCTCCGACGACCTGAACTGGTCACGCCGGGTCCAGCCCTGCAGGGGATCGCCGCCTCCTGCCGGATGATGGCGATCAGTGCCGAGCTTCCGCTTGCTGCGCATCCTTCGCTGCCTCTGCCCCCCTCGGCCAGCCCGGTCCGCCGGCCATCCCATACTTTGGTATATACTCCTTATGTACCAAAGAGACGCATGGCGCGCGGAAGAAAGCTGCTAGAAAGAGAAAAAAAACAGGGCAGGGCTCCGGATACTCCGAAAATTCAACCCGCCCGAGGTAGAGGGCGTGGCATGGCGGTCCAAATCGAGCGGTTGACCCTTGACGAACTGGTGGAGCTTTACGGGCGCATCTCCACAGTCCTTGATGCCTTCGAAAGGCGTATCGCTGCCGAGGCGCCGACCGAAGGCGCCGGCAACAAGGGGCCCGAGGCCAAGCCCGACAGGATGGCCGAGCCTGCCCGGCACCGCTACTTCAACCCGGTGAACCGCGCGGTCACCTGGAACGGACGCGGGCGCTGCCCCAACTGGTTCAAGCTTGCCATGGCGCAGGGGCGGACGCCGGAAGAGCTTTCCGTCGCCTGAACCCGCCGGCACCGCGCGGGGCTTTCAGTGCAGGCTCAGGGCCGTCGCCAGCATCGCGGCATGGGTGCGGTTGCGGGCATTCAGCTTGGCGCAGATCGAGCGGACGTGCATCTTGACCGCGACCTCGCTGACATTCATGCGCAGGGCGATCTCCTTGTTCATCAGCCCGCTGCGGATCGCCTTGAGCACCTCGATCTCGCGCGCGGTCAGGTTGGCGGGCTCTTCCGGTCTGGATGAGGTATCGGCGACGAACTGCATCGGAAGATAGGTCTCGCCCGACAGGACGAAGCGCAGCGCGCTGAGCAGTGATCGCGCCGGCAGGTTCTTCGGGATGAAGCCGGAGGCTCCGCATTCCACCGCGCTCAGGATCAGATTGCGCGGCGCATTGCCCGAGAAGATCAGCACGCGGCCCGGCGCATTGGCGTCCAGCATCGTGCTGATGCTGCCCAGCCCCGACATTCCGGGCATGTCGAGGTCCAGCAGCACGAGATCGAAGGGTCCTTGCTCCGCGATCAGCCCCAGAGCCTCGTCGAGGCAGGCGGCCTTCGCGGTCTCCACCCGGCCCAGCCCCGCGAGATGCTCGGCGACAAGATCGCGCACGAGCTGGTGGTCATCGGCGATCAGGATGCGGGTGGAAGCTGTCTCGGGCATGTCCTTCCGCCTGTCGATCGCGGTCCCTGCTGGTCCCCGGCCGCTGCGGGCGAGGCTCGGACGCCTGCTAGCCCCGAAGCAGAGTCCGGTTAAAGGCGGTCGATACGCATTCGCCCGGCGGCAGTCCGGAAGGATGGCCGCGAGGGCATCCGAGACATCCCCGGCAGCCGGCGAGGCCGCGGCGCCTGCCCTCTGCCGCTTGAACCGGCCGCGTCCTCGATCATGCCCTGCGGACGCAGCAGATGGGTCCTGCGCGGTCCGAGGCGGCAACCGGGGCCTGAAGGTTCAGCTTTCGGCGGCTCGGGGCAGGCTCGCGGCCGCCAGCCAGCCCTCGGATCGCACCTCGGCCTCGCAGGAGGTGACCGCTTCGCGGAACTCCGCCACGAGGCGGCGGCAGAGATCGGCGGCCCGCGGGATGTCGGCGATACCCCCAACGCCCTGTCCCGCCGACCAGACGTCCTTCCAGACCCTCGCCTCGGACTGCATGTCGAGATGGGGAACAGCGCCGCTTTCCACATCGATCCCCGCGGCCAGCAGGCTCTGGCGCAGGAAGTTCGCCGGCACGCCGCTCACGCCCGGCGTATAGACGATGTCGGCGGCCGTGCTGTCGGTGACCATGTGCTTCTGCGCCTCGGAAACCATCGCCTCGGCCGTGGCCAGGAAACGGGTTCCGAGATAGGCGAGATCTGCCCCCATCATCCGCGCCGCCGCCACCTGCTGCCCGGTATTCATCGCGCCCGACAGGATGATCGCGCCGGAAAAGATCGCCCGGATCTCCGCGACGAGGGCGAAGGGGCTGAGCGTGCCGGCATGTCCTCCGGCGCCCGCTGCGACGGCGATGATCCCGTCAACTCCCGCGGCGGCGGCCTTTCGGGCATGGCGGATGTTCACCACGTCGTGGAAGACCATCCCGCCATAGCCATGGACCGCCGCCACCAGTTCGGGCACTGCGCCCAGCGACGTGATGATCACCGGCACGCGTTCCTCGACGCAGATCGCCAGATCCGCCTCGAGCCTCGGGTTCGACCGATGGACGATCAGATTCACTCCGAACGGCGCCGCCCCGGGCCGAAGGCGGCCGCGGATCTCCTGCAGCCAGTCGCGAAAACCAGAGCTTGATCGCTGGTTCAGGGCGGGGAAGGTGCCGAGAAGGCCCGCGTTGCAGGTTTCAACGACCAGATCGGGACCGGAGGTCAGGAACATCGGGGCCGCGATGATCGGCGCCGACAGGCGCCCGCGAAGGGCCTCGGGGATCGGCATGGCGGTTCCTCCTTTCGCTCAGGCGAAGGTGGAACCCGTGGCAGGCCCGGTCAATGGTTCCGCTGCGTCCGGGCGGGGATGCGGTGCCGGCCGGGGCAGGGTGCCTCGACGACGACGGCCCGCCCCGCTGCCTGCAGCAGGCGGCCGAGCCGCCGGGGGCCGATCAGGGCAGGACCGCGCCGCCCACGCCGCCGACCACGGCGCCCGTCACCGGATCGTCCGCGATCACTTCGCCGGCGATGGCGCCGCCAAGGGCGCCGGTGGCCGCACGCTGCGTGCGGGTCTCGCCGCAGGCGGCGATGACGAGGCTGGCCGCAAGGGCCGGAAGCAGGAATCTGGGAAGCGTCATGAAAGCAATCCTCCGTGCCTTGTCCGGGCAGACAATCTATCCGGATCCTTGCGCAATGAAATGCCCGGCGCCACAGGACGTTCCAGTGGCGATGGGCATCTGGCGGAAAATCGCGGATCAGGCGAGGGCGCCGCGCGGGGCGAAGTGGCTTGCCTCGCCGCGATGCAGGGCGCGCAGGATCACCGCCTCCTCGTCGGTCGGGATCACCGCCGCGGCGATCCGGCTGCCGGGCCGCGAAAGGATCGTGCGCCCGGCCGCATTGGCCTCCTCGTCGGCCTCGAGGCCGAGCCAGCCGAGGCCCGCCATCACGCGGCCGCGGATCTGCGGCGCGTGCTGCCCTATGCCCGCGGTGAAGACCAGCGCGTCAAGCCCGCCCATCCCGGCGGCGAGCGCGCCCACCTGACGGATGATGCTGCGGACGAACAGTTCCACCGCCTCGGCGGCCTCGGGGCGGTCGCTCTCCAGCAGGTCGCGCATGTCGGGGCTGAGACCCGAGACGCCGACAAGCCCGCTCTTGCGGCCAAGAACGGATTCGATCTCGGGGCCGGTCATGCCCTGCCGCAGGAGGTGCAGGATCACCCCGGGATCGAGCTGCCCGCAGCGGGTGCCCATCATCAGCCCGTCCAGCGCGCTGAAGCCCATCGTGGTGTCCACGCTCCGGAGGTTTTCCAGCGCGCAGAGGCTGGCCCCGCTGCCAAGATGGGCGACGATCACCCGGCCGCGCCCGGTCTCGCCCAGCACCTCGGGCAGGCGCTGCGCAATATGGTCATAGGACAGGCCGTGGAAGCCATAGCGCAGGATGCCCTGATCGGCCATCTCGCGCGGCAGGGCATAAAGCCGGGCAAGCCGCGGCCGGTCGTGATGGAACGCGGTGTCGAAGCAGGCGATCTGCGGCACGCCGGGCCAGCGCGCCTCGACGGCGCGGATGCCGGCGAGGTTGTAGGGCTGGTGCGACGGAGCGAGCGGGCAGAAGCTTTCGAGTTGCTCCAGAACCTCCGGCGTCAGCAGGACCGGCGCATTGAACTCCGGCCCGCCATGCACCACCCGATGCCCCGCGGCGTGCAGGTGGAGCGGCCCGAGCCGGCCCTCCAGCAGCCCGAGCAGCCAGAGCGTCAGCTCCTTCGCGTCGCGGGCGTCGCCGGGGGCGCGCAGCTCCAACGTGCCGTCGGGCAGGCTGGCCTTCAGCCGGGGCGTCAGGCCGATGCCTTCGACAAGACCGCGCACGAGGGGCCGCGCATCCTCCACGTCGAAAAGGCCGAACTTGACCGTGGAGGAGCCGATGTTGAGGACGAGCCAGACCGGTTTCATTCGATCACCGGCTTGGCAGGGCGCGCCTCGGCGTGAAGCCTCGCCAGCGCGGCCGACGTCAGCCGCGCGCTCGGGCTGTCGGCGCGGCTGGTCAGGATCACCGGCACCCGGGCGCCGATCACCAGTCCCGCCGCCTCGGCGCCGCCGAGGTGGATGAGCTGCTTGGCGATCATGTTCCCGCCTTCGAGGTTCGGCGCGACGAGGATGTCGGCGCGCCCCGCCACGTCCGAGACAATCCCCTTGGCCACCGCAGCCTCGGCCGAGATCGCGTTGTCATAGGCCAGCGGTCCGTCGATCAGCCCGCCGAGGATCTGGCCGCGGTCGTGCATCTTGCAGATCGAGGCCGCCAGCAGGGTCGAAGGGATCTTCGCGGTCAGCGTCTCGACCGCGGACAGCAAGGCCGTCCGCGGGCACTCGACCCCAAGCGCCATGACGAGGTCGATGGCGTTCTGCACGATGTCCTTCATCGTCTCCAGATCCGGCGCGATGTTGATCGCGGCGTCGGTGATGAACAGCAGCCGGTCCACGTCCGGCACGTCGAGCGCGAAGACATGGCTCAGCCGCCGCTCGGTCCGCAGGCCCTTGGCGCGGCAGAGCACCGCCGACAGAAGCTCGTCGGTGTGCAGCTTGCCCTTCATCAGCGCTGCGGCGCGCCCCTCGCGCACGAGGTCGACCGAGATCTCGGCCGCGGCGTGGCTGTGCGGGGCATCCACGATGCGGCTTTCGTCCAGCACCACGTTGGCAGCCGCCGCCGTGGCGAGGATCTTGTCCCGCGGCCCGACCCAGAGCGCCGTGATGATGCCCGCGGCCTCGGCCTGGACCGCGCCCAGAAGGCTCAGGTCGTCGCAGGGATGGACGATCGCGGTCGGCATCGGGGGCAGGGCGCGCGCAGCCTGGATCAGCGAGGCGAAGCGGGCGCCCGGATTGTGCAGCCGCACCTCGGGCAGGTGCGAGACCGGCCGGCGCACCTTTTCGCGCGGGGCAAGCACCAGCGCCTCGCCCGAGATCACCATCTCGTCGTTCTGATTCAGGCAGACGCAATCGAGCGTGACCTTGGCGCTTGCCATGTCCTTCTCGCGCACCGTCACGCGGACGGTGATCCGGTCGCCGGGAGAGACCGGCCGGCGGAAGCGCAGCGACTGGCCGAGGTAAATCGTGCCGGGGCCGGGCAGGCGGGTGCCGAGCACGGCCGAGATCAGCGCGCCGCCCCACATGCCGTGGGCGATGACGTGGTGAAAGCCGGTCTCGGCCGCATAAGTCGCGTCGAGGTGGGCCGGGTTCACGTCGCCCGACATGACGGCGAACAGCTCGATGTCCTCGGGCGTCAGCACGCGGTCGACCTCGGCGCTGTCGCCGATGTGAAGCTCTTCCAGCGTGCGGTTCTCGACCGTGGTGATCGAGGGGTCACATCCGAACATGACGTCCTCCGTCGATGTGGGTCACGGTTCCGGTGACGCCCGAGGCGGCGTCCGAGGCGAGGAAGGCCGCGACGGCACCCACCTCGTCGATGGTGACCAGCCGCCGCTCGGGCGAGCGGGTCTTGGCGTCCTCGATGAGCGCGTCGAAGTGATCGATGCCGCTGGCCGCGCGCGTGGCGATGGGGCCGGGCGACAGCACGTTGGCCCGGATGCCCTGCGGCCCGAGTTCCGCCGCGACATGCCGGGTGCAGGCCTCGAGCGCGGCCTTCACCGGGCCCATGATGTTGTAGTTGTCCACCACCTTCTCGGCGCCGTAGTAGCTGACGGTCATCAGGCTGCCGCCGGCCGCCATCAGCGGCTCCACCAGTCGCGCCATGCGCAGGAACGAGTGGCACGAGATGTCCATGGCCTGCGCGAAGCCCTTGGCCGAACAGTCGGTCACGCGGCCGTGCAGGTCCTCCTTCGGGCAAAAGGCGACGGAGTGGAGCAGGAAATCGAGCTGCCCCCAGCGGGTTCGCACCTCCTCGATCACCGCTTCCAGCGCGCCCGGAGCGGACAGGTCGAGCGGCAGCAGCATCGACGCGCCGACTTCCTCCGCCACCGGCTGGACATGGGGCAGGGCGCGTTCGTTGAGATAGGTCAGCGCGAGATCGGCGCCGGCGGCCGCGAAGGCACGCGCGCAGCCTGCGGCGATCGACTGGCCGTTCGCCACGCCGACCACGAGGCCGTATTTTCCCTTGAGCATCATCATGATTTCTCAGCGTTGGAGGACGTAGGTGCCGGGGGCATCGCAGAGCGCGGGATAGCCTGCCCCGGCATTTCCCATCGGCGGCAGCTTGCCGTGCGGCGCCGAATGCGCCGCGAGCCACGTGGCCCAGGCCGGCCACCACGAGCCTTCCACCGGCTTGTTGGCAGCGAACCATTCGTCGGCGTCCTGATAGGTGTCGCCGTGGCGCGCGGTGGCGATGCGGTAGTGCCGGCGCTTGTGGCCGGGTTCCGACACGATCCCGGCGTTGTGGCCGCCCGAGGTGAGGATGAACGTCACCTCGGCATCCGACAGGCGCTGGATCTTGAACACAGACCGCCAGGGCGCGACGTGGTCGGACTCGGTCCCCACGGCAAGGATCGGCAGGCGCAGGTCCTTCAGCGCCAGCTTGTGCCCCTCGAGCTCGAACTTGCCCTCGGCGAAGCGGTTCTCCAGGAACAGCTCGCGCAGGTATTCCGAATGCATCCGGTAGGGCATCCGCGTCGCATCGGCGTTCCACGTCATCAGGTCGTTGGCATGCGGACGCTCGCCCATCAGGTATTCATGGATCATCCGCGACCAGACCAGATCGTTCGAGCGCAGCAGCGTGAACGCCCCGCTCATCTGGTCGCTGTCCAGATAGCCCTGGTGCCACATCATGTCCTCGAGCAGCGCGACCTGCGCCTCCGAGATGAAGAGCGCGAGTTCCCCGGCTTCCGAGAAATCGACCTGCGCGGCAAAGAGGGTCATCGAGGCCAGCCGCTCGTCATGGTCGTGCGCCATCTGCGCCGCCATGATCGACAGGAGCGTCCCGCCAAGGCAGTAGCCCGCGGCATGGATCCTCGGCGCGCCGGTGATCGCCTGGATCGCCTTCAGTGCCGCCCGCGGCCCCTGGTCGAGGTAATCCACCAGGCCAAGGTCGCGATCCGAGGAATCCGGGTTCCGCCACGAGATCATGAAGACCGTGTGGCCCTGCGCCACCAGCCAGCGCACCAGGGAATTCTGCTGCGAGAGGTCGAGGATGTAGTATTTCATGATCCAGGCCGGCACGATCAGCACCGGCTCGGCGTGGACCGTGGCGGTGGTCGGCGCGTACTGAATCAGCTCCATCAGATGGGTGCGGGCCACGACCTTTCCGGGCGTGGCTGCCAGCGTCTCGCCCACCCGGAACTCGGTGCCGTTGACCGTGGCGCCGCTGGCGAACTGCGCCATGTCCGAGGCGAAGTTCATCGCGCCCTGCAGCAGGTTCGCCCCGCCGGTCTCGGCGGTGCGGCTCAGCACCTCGGGGTTGAAGAACGGCACGTTCGACGGCGAGAACACGTCGAGCGCCTGCCGCACCGAGAAGCTGAGCGCCGCCTCGTGCGCCCGGTCCATGCCGCGCAGGCCCGTCGTGGCCGACTGCCACCAGTCCTCGGTCAGCAGGAAAGCGTCGCGAAACGCCGCGAAGGGCTGCCGGCTCCATTGCTCGGCAGCAAACCGGCGGTCCTTCACCGGCGAGTCATGCGCCGCAAACGCCCCCGACATCATCGTTGAGGCGGCCGTCACCGCCTTTTCGTAAAGCTCCGCCTGTTTGCCCGGCGCGCTGGCCAGATGCATCATCCAGTCCAGCGTCGCCGTCGCCAGCACCGAAGGGGCAAGCCCCCGCGTCATGCCGGCGATCGTGGCCCTTGCGGCCCGGTCCATCGCCTGCCCGTAGGCCT
This portion of the Rhodobacter sp. CZR27 genome encodes:
- a CDS encoding acetate/propionate family kinase, with product MKPVWLVLNIGSSTVKFGLFDVEDARPLVRGLVEGIGLTPRLKASLPDGTLELRAPGDARDAKELTLWLLGLLEGRLGPLHLHAAGHRVVHGGPEFNAPVLLTPEVLEQLESFCPLAPSHQPYNLAGIRAVEARWPGVPQIACFDTAFHHDRPRLARLYALPREMADQGILRYGFHGLSYDHIAQRLPEVLGETGRGRVIVAHLGSGASLCALENLRSVDTTMGFSALDGLMMGTRCGQLDPGVILHLLRQGMTGPEIESVLGRKSGLVGVSGLSPDMRDLLESDRPEAAEAVELFVRSIIRQVGALAAGMGGLDALVFTAGIGQHAPQIRGRVMAGLGWLGLEADEEANAAGRTILSRPGSRIAAAVIPTDEEAVILRALHRGEASHFAPRGALA
- a CDS encoding ABC transporter substrate-binding protein, with the translated sequence MKRRAFLTTAAFAGVAAGAGVPARAQEKTATIGVAIPSATHGFMGGLNFHAQDTIKRLETVYPQLTFVLATAGNAGKMVNDIEDMVATRAINALVVLPFESEPLTSPVQAVKEAGIWVTVVDRGLSVPGIEDLYVAGDNPGFGRVAGEYFKANLKSGQKIVVLRGIPTTLDNERVEAFTQAIEGSGIEVLDMQHGNWNRDDAFNVMQDFLSKYPQIDAVWAADDDMAIGVMEAIAQAGRTEEMWVMGGAGMKEIIKRIADKDPQLPANVTYPPAQISTAIELTALRLVSSTPVSGRFIIGSQLITPENAEQFYFPESPF
- a CDS encoding response regulator transcription factor; translated protein: MPETASTRILIADDHQLVRDLVAEHLAGLGRVETAKAACLDEALGLIAEQGPFDLVLLDLDMPGMSGLGSISTMLDANAPGRVLIFSGNAPRNLILSAVECGASGFIPKNLPARSLLSALRFVLSGETYLPMQFVADTSSRPEEPANLTAREIEVLKAIRSGLMNKEIALRMNVSEVAVKMHVRSICAKLNARNRTHAAMLATALSLH
- a CDS encoding bifunctional enoyl-CoA hydratase/phosphate acetyltransferase, whose product is MFGCDPSITTVENRTLEELHIGDSAEVDRVLTPEDIELFAVMSGDVNPAHLDATYAAETGFHHVIAHGMWGGALISAVLGTRLPGPGTIYLGQSLRFRRPVSPGDRITVRVTVREKDMASAKVTLDCVCLNQNDEMVISGEALVLAPREKVRRPVSHLPEVRLHNPGARFASLIQAARALPPMPTAIVHPCDDLSLLGAVQAEAAGIITALWVGPRDKILATAAAANVVLDESRIVDAPHSHAAAEISVDLVREGRAAALMKGKLHTDELLSAVLCRAKGLRTERRLSHVFALDVPDVDRLLFITDAAINIAPDLETMKDIVQNAIDLVMALGVECPRTALLSAVETLTAKIPSTLLAASICKMHDRGQILGGLIDGPLAYDNAISAEAAVAKGIVSDVAGRADILVAPNLEGGNMIAKQLIHLGGAEAAGLVIGARVPVILTSRADSPSARLTSAALARLHAEARPAKPVIE
- a CDS encoding alpha/beta hydrolase yields the protein MSETNWNTTGMQAYGQAMDRAARATIAGMTRGLAPSVLATATLDWMMHLASAPGKQAELYEKAVTAASTMMSGAFAAHDSPVKDRRFAAEQWSRQPFAAFRDAFLLTEDWWQSATTGLRGMDRAHEAALSFSVRQALDVFSPSNVPFFNPEVLSRTAETGGANLLQGAMNFASDMAQFASGATVNGTEFRVGETLAATPGKVVARTHLMELIQYAPTTATVHAEPVLIVPAWIMKYYILDLSQQNSLVRWLVAQGHTVFMISWRNPDSSDRDLGLVDYLDQGPRAALKAIQAITGAPRIHAAGYCLGGTLLSIMAAQMAHDHDERLASMTLFAAQVDFSEAGELALFISEAQVALLEDMMWHQGYLDSDQMSGAFTLLRSNDLVWSRMIHEYLMGERPHANDLMTWNADATRMPYRMHSEYLRELFLENRFAEGKFELEGHKLALKDLRLPILAVGTESDHVAPWRSVFKIQRLSDAEVTFILTSGGHNAGIVSEPGHKRRHYRIATARHGDTYQDADEWFAANKPVEGSWWPAWATWLAAHSAPHGKLPPMGNAGAGYPALCDAPGTYVLQR
- the fabI gene encoding enoyl-ACP reductase FabI; its protein translation is MLKGKYGLVVGVANGQSIAAGCARAFAAAGADLALTYLNERALPHVQPVAEEVGASMLLPLDLSAPGALEAVIEEVRTRWGQLDFLLHSVAFCPKEDLHGRVTDCSAKGFAQAMDISCHSFLRMARLVEPLMAAGGSLMTVSYYGAEKVVDNYNIMGPVKAALEACTRHVAAELGPQGIRANVLSPGPIATRAASGIDHFDALIEDAKTRSPERRLVTIDEVGAVAAFLASDAASGVTGTVTHIDGGRHVRM
- a CDS encoding pseudoazurin; the encoded protein is MLKPIFTATAVSLFLASAAGAATHEVTMLNKGADGAMVFEPAFVAAQPGDTITFKATDKGHNAETIKGMLPETAEAFKGKMGKDFSVTLNEEGLYGVKCAPHFSMGMVALIQVGKPVNREAIAAAPMKGQAKARFEPLLAQVAE
- a CDS encoding nitronate monooxygenase family protein, yielding MPIPEALRGRLSAPIIAAPMFLTSGPDLVVETCNAGLLGTFPALNQRSSSGFRDWLQEIRGRLRPGAAPFGVNLIVHRSNPRLEADLAICVEERVPVIITSLGAVPELVAAVHGYGGMVFHDVVNIRHARKAAAAGVDGIIAVAAGAGGHAGTLSPFALVAEIRAIFSGAIILSGAMNTGQQVAAARMMGADLAYLGTRFLATAEAMVSEAQKHMVTDSTAADIVYTPGVSGVPANFLRQSLLAAGIDVESGAVPHLDMQSEARVWKDVWSAGQGVGGIADIPRAADLCRRLVAEFREAVTSCEAEVRSEGWLAAASLPRAAES
- a CDS encoding H-NS family nucleoid-associated regulatory protein, with product MAVQIERLTLDELVELYGRISTVLDAFERRIAAEAPTEGAGNKGPEAKPDRMAEPARHRYFNPVNRAVTWNGRGRCPNWFKLAMAQGRTPEELSVA